A window of Argopecten irradians isolate NY chromosome 1, Ai_NY, whole genome shotgun sequence contains these coding sequences:
- the LOC138333959 gene encoding uncharacterized protein isoform X1 has product MAHSIASPCLRTICCVLPLVVYVTCGVIDGDFWRCGNDTYWDFSHVQTRLSSSVMSCALWCAADTACIGLNVCALNGEPVFSCTTFSENISAVFSCDSPLMSTVNNCTVSKKGNDNLTSDGYVTVTQESCSSSYGKVFETTHDGDILYGNKSELIEKVRNGVEVKILLWNLNSKDQLFSISHIEVNNQEVCAQSVFSTVQGIFFSYQILLICSSGYVQEQRWIVGLGSKERDFTAFVTSTWFAGGKCRTPVTMLHDISSALHSGQDFMVLVENSRLPLNVLNDLGTDIVAQFPWSVPLIPSVANKYTSNIDGDCIWQSHVLDFSGSHYITNWKSGNGDHISTVKSNDQVTWMLDTDWILVYENSDSGNTLYGSLSDLRHFVDNAGHRVRIVFNTFSAETDSLYIQNDIISAIIESFTEPPHLLHRVIIVVSTTGTVQEFIYGLVSTNITQNTTTTTGTKWYIDKMEWSELLSVHKGVVELSVATLLEDAMYSGKAFRTVYCTANGNVSLSGVSVTLPVSGSKCMTLIVKQHLYFTTQTGQLAPSVPVGNVFLQFLSSGSVKVNIYDNDANVPRFSQHLKSESFRWFVGDVWQNG; this is encoded by the exons ATGGCACATTCTATCGCCTCTCCCTGTTTGAGGACAATATGTTGTGTTCTCCCACTTGTCGTGTATGTAACCTGCGGAGTTATAGATGGTGACTTTTGGAGGTGTGGTAATGACACATATTGGGACTTTTCACACGTCCAGACCAGATTATCTTCATCTGTCATGAGCTGTGCATTATGGTGCGCGGCCGACACAGCTTGCATTGGACTTAATGTGTGTGCGTTAAATGGCGAACCGGTATTTAGTTGTACCACTTTCTCCGAGAATATTTCTGCAGTATTCTCATGTGATTCTCCTTTAATGAGCACGGTCAACAACTGTACAGTCTCCAAAAAG GGCAACGACAATCTGACAAGTGATGGTTACGTTACAG TGACGCAAGAATCGTGTTCATCAAGCTACGGGAAGGTTTTCGAAACAACACACGACGGAGATATTTTATACGGAAATAAATCTGAGCTGATAGAAAAAGTCAGAAACGGCGTAGAAGTAAAAATACTTCTCTGGAATCTCAACTCAAAAGATCAGTTATTCAGCATCAGTCACATCGAAGTGAACAACCAGGAAGTATGTGCTCAGTCGGTCTTCAGTACAGTCCAAGGCATATTCTTTAGCTACCAGATACTGTTAATCTGCTCATCGGGGTATGTTCAAGAGCAGAGATGGATAGTAGGCTTGGGTTCGAAAGAACGTGATTTCACAGCTTTTGTAACCTCGACTTGGTTTGCAGGAGGAAAGTGCCGAACACCTGTTACCATGTTACACGACATTTCGTCTGCTCTTCATAGTGGTCAAGACTTCATGGTTCTTGTAGAAAACAGTCGTTTGCCATTGAATGTGTTGAACGATTTAGGAACTGATATAGTCGCCCAGTTTCCTTGGTCTGTCCCCTTGATACCTTCGGTAGCCAATAAGTACACTTCAAATATCGATGGAGACTGTATATGGCAAAGTCACGTTTTGGATTTTTCCGGGTCTCACTACATAACGAATTGGAAAAGTGGAAACGGTGACCATATTTCAACAGTCAAATCAAACGATCAGGTGACATGGATGTTAGATACTGACTGGATCCTCGTTTACGAAAACTCGGATTCCGGTAACACCTTATACGGTTCCCTATCTGACCTACGTCACTTCGTGGATAACGCTGGACACCGGGTCAGAATTGTTTTCAACACATTTTCCGCTGAAACTGATTCCCTTTATATTCAGAATGATATTATTTCGGCTATTATAGAAAGTTTCACTGAACCACCCCATCTTTTGCATAGAGTCATCATTGTAGTCTCCACTACCGGCACAGTTCAAGAGTTCATTTATGGGCTTGTTAGTACGAATATCACACAGAACACTACAACCACAACAGGAACTAAATGGTATATAGACAAAATGGAATGGAGTGAACTGTTAAGCGTTCACAAAGGAGTTGTAGAGCTCAGTGTCGCCACCCTTCTTGAGGATGCAATGTACTCTGGAAAGGCCTTTCGAACTGTTTACTGTACTGCTAATGGGAACGTATCATTGTCTGGCGTTAGTGTGACACTCCCAGTGTCAGGCTCCAAATGTATGACCTTAATTGTCAAGCAACATCTTTATTTTACAACACAGACAGGACAACTTGCTCCCTCTGTTCCTGTCGGTAACGTTTTCCTTCAGTTTCTTAGCAGCGGTTCTGTGAAGgttaatatatatgataatgatgCAAATGTACCTCGTTTCAGTCAGCATCTGAAGTCAGAATCTTTCCGCTGGTTTGTAGGTGATGTTTGGCAAAATGGttaa